Proteins encoded in a region of the Triticum dicoccoides isolate Atlit2015 ecotype Zavitan chromosome 3A, WEW_v2.0, whole genome shotgun sequence genome:
- the LOC119269763 gene encoding myb-related protein 308-like, giving the protein MGRSPCCEKAHTNKGAWTKEEDQRLIGYIKAHGEGCWRSLPKAAGLLRCGKSCRLRWMNYLRPDLKRGNFTDDDDELIIKLHALLGNKWSLIAGQLPGRTDNEIKNYWNTHIKRKLLNRGMDPHTHRPISAASGLTASTTAPVFPSSPAPASRLASAPFAFQSSTVSFARPSPSDDGHSSSGGSSDAPRCPDLNLDLDLDLSMSLPSSPPKTAPPAKSTPTSHQQQGICLCYHLGVRDGEACTCKTASPAGPRVFRFLRPLEEGQYI; this is encoded by the exons ATGGGGAGGTCGCCGTGCTGCGAGAAGGCGCACACCAACAAGGGCGCGTGGACCAAGGAGGAGGACCAGCGCCTGATCGGCTACATCAAGGCGCACGGCGAGGGCTGCTGGCGCTCGCTGCCCAAGGCCGCGGGCCTGCTGCGCTGCGGCAAGAGCTGCCGCCTCCGCTGGATGAACTACCTCCGCCCCGACCTCAAGCGCGgcaacttcaccgacgacgacgacgagctcATCATCAAGCTCCACGCCCTCCTCGGCAACAA GTGGTCGTTGATAGCGGGGCAGCTGCCGGGCCGGACAGACAACGAGATCAAGAACTACTGGAACACGCACATCAAGCGCAAGCTCCTCAACCGCGGCATGGACCCGCACACGCACCGCCCCATCAGCGCCGCCAGCGGGCTCACCGCGTCCACCACCGCCCCCGTCTTCCCTTCCTCCCCGGCGCCGGCGTCCAGGCTCGCCAGCGCGCCTTTCGCCTTCCAGAGCAGCACCGTGAGCTTCGCGAGGCCGTCCCCGTCGGACGACGGGCACAGCAGCAGCGGCGGAAGCAGCGACGCGCCGCGGTGCCCCGACCTGAACCTCGACCTGGACCTCGACCTGTCGATGAGCCTGCCGAGCTCGCCGCCCAAGACCGCGCCGCCCGCCAAGTCCACGCCCACGTCGCACCAGCAGCAGGGCATCTGCCTGTGCTACCACCTCGGCGTCCGCGACGGGGAGGCATGCACCTGCAAGACGGCGTCGCCGGCGGGCCCGCGCGTGTTCCGGTTTCTCCGGCCCCTGGAGGAGGGTCAATACATATAG